The Procambarus clarkii isolate CNS0578487 chromosome 46, FALCON_Pclarkii_2.0, whole genome shotgun sequence genome includes a region encoding these proteins:
- the LOC123770474 gene encoding zinc finger protein 624 isoform X2 yields MATATKATNGAVIHSDARFASLNSMTDPLHLWPGVESRVEPYEVVELYYGSSTASPATHASQLSPRSAGTSSPEVMQVIEQTVKEKLHPDFYTCEVCGRNFKEASHFTKHKRGALCRKLAQRMAKKNKKKKALGNQDSTDKRNKQRNLHKPYQCNVCGAKFCDKVNVELHLERQHNSRQQLWVEVAKSGGFSCAECDRCFQDKGELTEHQRQHMATYLHHTERLNHGAEAQNTTVVYYHDPLQQVQAYGQQPQQPQHLPPPPAPPPMAHMHTNMTTILHTPQLPPASLIPVSQPNNSQPPLSTHSTLSSMPSIGIVDSVTKGLKNSKTDRLAANSKWNICGDCGHKFVDPMNLELHIQRKHPDSYMIETINLGGGTILYKTNNTRSDVQCLITQTGSANSDLKLNKANPQTFDCILCGYKATSKNYILYHLQNIHSTSNTDFIHVLETLESGKKGVRGIKGRKGSQDPLLREQRHVCDACGEVFLSKAELIRHRIKDKQYMCGVCCHASCSQQQVTTHMATHHPHHHPSVSGGLSCWICGSISVSASILDEHLVTHGKISAVCVSCGEGGDRLGALLPHVGVHLPRQSTRIRLTVDRPGQPPSSHTLEVAVDGTIHSGLNVNRTSPVSVEAVPTRIAPAYACSECGACLAGAAQLEAHLQLHQINSVATSQAAVSSSNNSGTFTSTTATMVPVTSSMQSAIGASVDCVFRVPGSFEFRCEECGFWREDSEPVMRHIQAVHMSGNMLHSVKLQSGLVQIHPIHVVTPISSLS; encoded by the exons ATGGCAACAGCAACGAAGGCGACCAATGGGGCCGTGATACATTCTGATGCCCGATTTGCATCTCTGAATTCTATGACTGATCCTCTTCACTTGTGGCCAGGA GTCGAGAGCCGCGTGGAACCGTATGAAGTGGTAGAACTATACTATGGAAGCAGTACAGCATCGCCAGCTACGCATGCATCTCAACTTTCCCCCAGATCAGCAGGAACCTCTTCTCCGGAGGTCATGCAG GTTATAGAACAAACGGTTAAAGAAAAGCTTCATCCAGATTTCTACACCTGTGAAGTATGTGGGCGTAATTTCAAAGAAGCATCGCACTTCACTAAACACAAACGGGGAGCCCTTTGTAGAAAACTGGCCCAACGTATGGCCAAGAAGAATAAGAAGAAGAAGGCCTTAGGAAATCAAGATTCTACAGATAAGAGAAATAAACAAAGAAATCTTCATAAACCATATCAGTGTAATGTGTGCGGTGCTAAGTTCTGTGATAAAGTAAATGTGGAATTGCATCTCGAAAGACAACACAACAGCCGCCAGCAGCTATGGGTTGAAGTTGCAAAGAGTGGGGGTTTCTCATGTGCCGAGTGTGACAGGTGTTTTCAAGACAAAGGAGAGCTGACGGAGCATCAGAGACAGCACATGGCAACGTACCTCCACCACACTGAAAGGCTAAATCATGGAGCAGAAGCTCAGAATACAACTGTAGTGTACTACCATGATCCCCTACAACAGGTCCAGGCTTACGGGCAACAGCCGCAGcaacctcaacacctgcctcCGCCACCTGCACCCCCACCCATGGCCCACATGCATACAAACATGACCACTATTCTTCACACTCCGCAGCTACCCCCGGCATCACTTATTCCTGTGTCACAACCTAACAATTCTCAACCCCCTCTCTCCACACATTCTACTCTGTCAAGTATGCCATCTATAGGAATAGTAGACAGTGTAACAAAAGGTTTAAAGAATAGTAAGACGGATAGATTAGCTGCAAATAGTAAATGGAATATATGTGGAGattgtggccacaaatttgtggaTCCCATGAATTTAGAGCTTCACATTCAACGGAAACACCCCGATTCGTATATGATAGAAACTATTAATTTAGGTGGTGGAactattctctataaaacaaataATACTCGTTCAGATGTACAGTGCTTGATAACTCAGACTGGTTCTGCTAATTCAGACTTAAAGTTAAACAAAGCAAATCCTCAAacatttgattgtatattgtGTGGTTATAAAGCTACTTCTAAGAACTACATTTTGTACCACCTTCAGAATATTCATAGTACAAGCAATACAGACTTCATTCATGTTTTAGAGACCCTAGAATCTGGAAAGAAGGGAGTTAGAGGAATAAAGGGAAGGAAGGGTAGCCAGGATCCTCTTCTGCGTGAACAGCGACATGTTTGTGACGCATGTGGTGAAGTATTTCTTTCTAAAGCTGAACTCATTCGTCACCGCATCAAAGATAAACAGTACATGTGTGGAGTGTGTTGCCATGCATCATGTAGCCAACAGCAAGTAACGACCCACATGGCAactcatcacccacaccatcacccatctGTGAGTGGAGGGTTGTCATGTTGGATTTGTGGTTCTATATCAGTGTCGGCTTCGATTTTAGATGAACACCTAGTTACTCATGGTAAAATATCAGCAGTTTGTGTATCATGTGGAGAAGGTGGAGATAGACTAGGAGCACTTCTTCCCCATGTAGGTGTCCACCTGCCTCGACAGTCTACTCGTATACGCCTTACAGTGGACAGACCTGGACAGCCGCCTTCATCACACACACTCGAGGTGGCTGTGGACGGAACCATTCACAGTGGATTGAATGTGAACCGTACATCTCCGGTTTCTGTAGAGGCTGTGCCTACCCGTATTGCTCCAGCTTATGCGTGTAGTGAGTGTGGTGCTTGCCTGGCAGGAGCTGCACAGTTAGAGGCTCATCTACAGTTGCATCAAATTAATTCTGTCGCCACCTCTCAAGCAGCAGTATCATCCTCCAATAATTCTGGGACCTTCACCAGTACCACCGCCACTATGGTACCAGTCACGTCTTCAATGCAATCGGCAATAGGAGCTTCCGTTGATTGTGTTTTCCGAGTTCCTGGGTCATTTGAATTTCGTTGTGAAGAATGTGGATTTTGGCGTGAAGACAGCGAACCCGTTATGCGCCACATACAAGCTGTACATATGTCTGGCAATATGTTACATTCAGTAAAGCTTCAATCTGGTTTGGTACAGATTCATCCCATCCATGTTGTAACTCCTATTAGTTCTCTCTCCTAA
- the LOC123770474 gene encoding zinc finger protein 624 isoform X1: MCAVQMATATKATNGAVIHSDARFASLNSMTDPLHLWPGVESRVEPYEVVELYYGSSTASPATHASQLSPRSAGTSSPEVMQVIEQTVKEKLHPDFYTCEVCGRNFKEASHFTKHKRGALCRKLAQRMAKKNKKKKALGNQDSTDKRNKQRNLHKPYQCNVCGAKFCDKVNVELHLERQHNSRQQLWVEVAKSGGFSCAECDRCFQDKGELTEHQRQHMATYLHHTERLNHGAEAQNTTVVYYHDPLQQVQAYGQQPQQPQHLPPPPAPPPMAHMHTNMTTILHTPQLPPASLIPVSQPNNSQPPLSTHSTLSSMPSIGIVDSVTKGLKNSKTDRLAANSKWNICGDCGHKFVDPMNLELHIQRKHPDSYMIETINLGGGTILYKTNNTRSDVQCLITQTGSANSDLKLNKANPQTFDCILCGYKATSKNYILYHLQNIHSTSNTDFIHVLETLESGKKGVRGIKGRKGSQDPLLREQRHVCDACGEVFLSKAELIRHRIKDKQYMCGVCCHASCSQQQVTTHMATHHPHHHPSVSGGLSCWICGSISVSASILDEHLVTHGKISAVCVSCGEGGDRLGALLPHVGVHLPRQSTRIRLTVDRPGQPPSSHTLEVAVDGTIHSGLNVNRTSPVSVEAVPTRIAPAYACSECGACLAGAAQLEAHLQLHQINSVATSQAAVSSSNNSGTFTSTTATMVPVTSSMQSAIGASVDCVFRVPGSFEFRCEECGFWREDSEPVMRHIQAVHMSGNMLHSVKLQSGLVQIHPIHVVTPISSLS; encoded by the exons CGGTCCAAATGGCAACAGCAACGAAGGCGACCAATGGGGCCGTGATACATTCTGATGCCCGATTTGCATCTCTGAATTCTATGACTGATCCTCTTCACTTGTGGCCAGGA GTCGAGAGCCGCGTGGAACCGTATGAAGTGGTAGAACTATACTATGGAAGCAGTACAGCATCGCCAGCTACGCATGCATCTCAACTTTCCCCCAGATCAGCAGGAACCTCTTCTCCGGAGGTCATGCAG GTTATAGAACAAACGGTTAAAGAAAAGCTTCATCCAGATTTCTACACCTGTGAAGTATGTGGGCGTAATTTCAAAGAAGCATCGCACTTCACTAAACACAAACGGGGAGCCCTTTGTAGAAAACTGGCCCAACGTATGGCCAAGAAGAATAAGAAGAAGAAGGCCTTAGGAAATCAAGATTCTACAGATAAGAGAAATAAACAAAGAAATCTTCATAAACCATATCAGTGTAATGTGTGCGGTGCTAAGTTCTGTGATAAAGTAAATGTGGAATTGCATCTCGAAAGACAACACAACAGCCGCCAGCAGCTATGGGTTGAAGTTGCAAAGAGTGGGGGTTTCTCATGTGCCGAGTGTGACAGGTGTTTTCAAGACAAAGGAGAGCTGACGGAGCATCAGAGACAGCACATGGCAACGTACCTCCACCACACTGAAAGGCTAAATCATGGAGCAGAAGCTCAGAATACAACTGTAGTGTACTACCATGATCCCCTACAACAGGTCCAGGCTTACGGGCAACAGCCGCAGcaacctcaacacctgcctcCGCCACCTGCACCCCCACCCATGGCCCACATGCATACAAACATGACCACTATTCTTCACACTCCGCAGCTACCCCCGGCATCACTTATTCCTGTGTCACAACCTAACAATTCTCAACCCCCTCTCTCCACACATTCTACTCTGTCAAGTATGCCATCTATAGGAATAGTAGACAGTGTAACAAAAGGTTTAAAGAATAGTAAGACGGATAGATTAGCTGCAAATAGTAAATGGAATATATGTGGAGattgtggccacaaatttgtggaTCCCATGAATTTAGAGCTTCACATTCAACGGAAACACCCCGATTCGTATATGATAGAAACTATTAATTTAGGTGGTGGAactattctctataaaacaaataATACTCGTTCAGATGTACAGTGCTTGATAACTCAGACTGGTTCTGCTAATTCAGACTTAAAGTTAAACAAAGCAAATCCTCAAacatttgattgtatattgtGTGGTTATAAAGCTACTTCTAAGAACTACATTTTGTACCACCTTCAGAATATTCATAGTACAAGCAATACAGACTTCATTCATGTTTTAGAGACCCTAGAATCTGGAAAGAAGGGAGTTAGAGGAATAAAGGGAAGGAAGGGTAGCCAGGATCCTCTTCTGCGTGAACAGCGACATGTTTGTGACGCATGTGGTGAAGTATTTCTTTCTAAAGCTGAACTCATTCGTCACCGCATCAAAGATAAACAGTACATGTGTGGAGTGTGTTGCCATGCATCATGTAGCCAACAGCAAGTAACGACCCACATGGCAactcatcacccacaccatcacccatctGTGAGTGGAGGGTTGTCATGTTGGATTTGTGGTTCTATATCAGTGTCGGCTTCGATTTTAGATGAACACCTAGTTACTCATGGTAAAATATCAGCAGTTTGTGTATCATGTGGAGAAGGTGGAGATAGACTAGGAGCACTTCTTCCCCATGTAGGTGTCCACCTGCCTCGACAGTCTACTCGTATACGCCTTACAGTGGACAGACCTGGACAGCCGCCTTCATCACACACACTCGAGGTGGCTGTGGACGGAACCATTCACAGTGGATTGAATGTGAACCGTACATCTCCGGTTTCTGTAGAGGCTGTGCCTACCCGTATTGCTCCAGCTTATGCGTGTAGTGAGTGTGGTGCTTGCCTGGCAGGAGCTGCACAGTTAGAGGCTCATCTACAGTTGCATCAAATTAATTCTGTCGCCACCTCTCAAGCAGCAGTATCATCCTCCAATAATTCTGGGACCTTCACCAGTACCACCGCCACTATGGTACCAGTCACGTCTTCAATGCAATCGGCAATAGGAGCTTCCGTTGATTGTGTTTTCCGAGTTCCTGGGTCATTTGAATTTCGTTGTGAAGAATGTGGATTTTGGCGTGAAGACAGCGAACCCGTTATGCGCCACATACAAGCTGTACATATGTCTGGCAATATGTTACATTCAGTAAAGCTTCAATCTGGTTTGGTACAGATTCATCCCATCCATGTTGTAACTCCTATTAGTTCTCTCTCCTAA